One Streptomyces sp. RPA4-2 genomic window carries:
- a CDS encoding helix-turn-helix domain-containing protein: MTQEDGELDSLVRKRIRALRVAQGWSLEELATRARLSQSSLSRIENGRRRLALDQLVTLARALDTTLDQLVETAADDVVTSPMIDSTHSLMRWPVKGDPGMSVVRQRMTEPPPESPARMRAHPGREWLVVLSGTAILMLGHRRFRIETNQAAEFPTMMPHAIGAEGGPCEILGIFDRDARRGHLREDSD, encoded by the coding sequence GTGACGCAAGAAGATGGGGAGCTGGACAGCCTCGTACGCAAACGCATCCGCGCGCTGCGTGTGGCGCAGGGCTGGTCCCTGGAGGAGCTGGCCACCCGTGCCCGCCTCAGCCAGTCCTCACTGAGCCGGATCGAGAACGGCCGGCGCCGCCTCGCACTGGATCAGTTGGTCACCCTCGCCCGCGCCCTGGACACCACGTTGGACCAACTCGTGGAGACCGCCGCCGACGACGTGGTCACCAGCCCGATGATCGACAGCACGCACAGCCTGATGCGCTGGCCCGTGAAGGGCGATCCCGGCATGAGCGTGGTGCGCCAGCGCATGACCGAACCACCACCCGAGAGCCCGGCGCGCATGCGTGCCCACCCGGGGCGCGAATGGCTCGTCGTCCTCTCGGGCACGGCGATCCTCATGCTCGGCCACCGCCGCTTCCGCATCGAGACCAACCAGGCCGCCGAGTTCCCCACGATGATGCCGCACGCGATCGGCGCCGAGGGCGGACCCTGCGAGATCCTGGGCATCTTCGACCGCGACGCCCGCCGCGGCCATCTGCGCGAGGACAGCGACTGA
- a CDS encoding class I SAM-dependent methyltransferase — protein MNQAHPHTPHHGAPHDRHQEHGADGQAEILDLDAEVLAEHMASITAWLPLRTGPGQIVDLGCGTGAGTFALLDRFPDAHVTAVDTSAGHLQHLREKACARGVEKHVRTVRADLDDPAWPDLGSPDLVWASASMHHMAHPDRALRSVHDALAPGGLFAVVELAGFPRFLPESAPAGRPGLEERCHTASDRFHAEHVPHRGADWGPMLTAAGFTVEGERTITVNIDGSRSEAIGRYALGSLRRIRGAAAATLSPDDLTALDQLLDTGGPHSILRRDDLTVRTERTVWAARRT, from the coding sequence ATGAACCAAGCTCACCCGCACACGCCCCACCACGGCGCTCCGCACGACCGCCACCAGGAACACGGAGCCGACGGTCAGGCGGAGATTCTCGACCTCGACGCCGAGGTCCTCGCCGAGCACATGGCCTCCATCACCGCGTGGCTGCCCCTCAGGACCGGCCCGGGCCAGATCGTGGATCTGGGCTGCGGCACGGGCGCGGGCACCTTCGCCCTCCTCGACCGCTTCCCCGACGCGCACGTCACCGCCGTCGACACATCCGCCGGACACCTCCAGCACCTGCGCGAAAAGGCATGCGCCCGCGGTGTGGAGAAGCACGTACGCACCGTGCGGGCCGACCTCGACGACCCCGCATGGCCCGACCTCGGATCACCGGACCTGGTGTGGGCGTCGGCCTCCATGCACCATATGGCCCACCCGGATCGCGCACTGCGCAGCGTCCACGACGCGCTCGCGCCCGGCGGCCTGTTCGCCGTCGTCGAGCTGGCCGGCTTCCCCCGCTTCCTGCCCGAAAGCGCCCCGGCGGGCCGTCCCGGCCTGGAAGAGCGCTGCCACACCGCGAGCGACCGCTTCCACGCCGAGCACGTACCCCACCGCGGCGCCGACTGGGGGCCGATGCTGACCGCCGCCGGATTCACGGTCGAGGGCGAACGCACCATCACCGTGAACATCGACGGTTCCCGCAGCGAAGCGATCGGCCGCTACGCCCTCGGCAGCCTGCGACGCATCCGCGGCGCCGCCGCCGCAACGCTCTCCCCCGATGACCTCACCGCACTCGATCAGCTCCTCGACACCGGCGGCCCGCACAGCATCCTGCGCCGCGACGACCTGACGGTGCGCACCGAACGCACCGTCTGGGCGGCACGCCGCACCTGA
- a CDS encoding family 78 glycoside hydrolase catalytic domain yields the protein MRKRRMAVGLMLSFIAAASGLGATPGAAAVAVPDLQQGLAAGGSALVVGDLEVEHQVQPLGVDVPRPRLSWQAGPGRGAAGRTAVEQVAYEVELSTSRGGRGEVWDSGRVRSSRSFDVTYGGPALASRTRYYWRVRAWDRAGKASPWSGEARFETAFVDPGDFRGAWIGAHAKAPALRLDDAHWIWYPEGNPSDSAPAGTRYLRRSFDLPAGAQISTAEMQLTADDHFALFVNGAEVTSSARVADSWRTASVIDIAPYLHAGTNVLAVEATNTDQGPAGVLGSLHFEGAGSPADLVTDSSWKASNAADDGWKQPGYDDAAWPNALDAAHYGSGPWGRSVSAPPPPETLLRDEFTAGKPVASARAHVAGLGYNKLYLNGRRIGDRELEPGFTVYDKTVLYSTYDVTDALRTGGNAIGVSLGRGFYAMTNPDEWQASSWWGEPKLKLELDITYTDGTHRQVVSDSGWKVSDGPTTTQSLWFGETYDARAEQPGWNRPGFDDNAWRPALGVDGPKGTLRSESFPPVKVTDHLKAEHTTDPAEGTHVYDYGSPTAGWARIGVQGPAGATVTVTYGEKLRADGTVDNTGAFGMALQTYSYTLKGDGVEQYRPSYSYAGFRYAQVVVPQGVTLRSVDGMRVHTAVASTGDFTSSSELLNRYQDAQADTILNNLHSIPTDTPMYEKRPYTADGFLYADSAIANFDMRNFYESWMRSHRDDQNDDGSIGPTVPTTESGKQVKDPIWSASFVLGTWDLYWYYGDTKAVAENYDGMKAWLAYYEHDITGTGGIYTGFSYGDWLSPEGANAPEGTRLSGTAYIYLTATRLATMAKALGHDADARHFDGFAAKVKDTFNATFYSRDKEAYYDDEAAGYRQTSNLLPLSFGLVPEEHRRAVIDNLVADIHARADHLDTGALGTKVLLPVLTDAGHADLAYTVATNPTYPGWGYWFEGLGATTMWEEWNANSRSHDHAFLGTVDDWLYQDVAGIEATAPGYTKVTIHPRVVGDLTHASAHVESPLGRITSSWTRTPGHLTLRVDVPVGSTADVLVPVSGRQRVHAPAAATAGERGGGYAHFTVGAGSWLFRVTD from the coding sequence GACAGCGGGCGCGTGCGCTCCTCCCGGTCCTTCGACGTGACGTACGGCGGTCCCGCTCTCGCGTCCCGCACGCGCTACTACTGGCGCGTACGGGCCTGGGACCGCGCAGGGAAGGCGTCCCCGTGGAGTGGTGAAGCGCGGTTCGAGACGGCTTTCGTCGACCCCGGCGACTTCCGCGGGGCGTGGATCGGAGCGCACGCCAAGGCGCCCGCACTGCGCCTCGACGACGCGCACTGGATCTGGTACCCCGAAGGCAACCCGTCCGACTCGGCTCCCGCCGGCACGCGATACCTGCGCCGGAGCTTCGACCTGCCCGCCGGGGCGCAGATCAGCACGGCGGAGATGCAACTGACCGCCGATGACCACTTCGCGCTGTTCGTCAACGGCGCCGAGGTGACCAGCTCCGCGCGCGTCGCGGACTCCTGGAGGACAGCGAGCGTCATCGACATCGCCCCGTACCTGCACGCGGGCACCAACGTGCTGGCGGTGGAGGCGACGAACACCGATCAGGGGCCGGCGGGTGTGCTCGGAAGTCTGCACTTCGAGGGGGCGGGATCACCGGCCGACCTCGTCACCGACAGCAGTTGGAAGGCCTCGAACGCCGCGGACGACGGCTGGAAGCAGCCCGGGTACGACGACGCGGCGTGGCCGAACGCCCTCGACGCCGCCCACTACGGCTCAGGCCCCTGGGGCCGTTCGGTGTCGGCCCCGCCCCCACCGGAGACGCTGTTGCGGGACGAGTTCACCGCGGGCAAGCCCGTCGCCTCGGCGCGGGCCCATGTCGCGGGTCTGGGCTACAACAAGCTCTACCTGAACGGCCGACGCATCGGTGACCGGGAACTCGAACCCGGATTCACGGTGTACGACAAGACCGTCCTGTACTCGACGTACGACGTCACGGACGCGCTGCGCACCGGCGGCAACGCCATCGGGGTCAGCCTGGGCCGTGGCTTCTACGCCATGACCAACCCGGACGAGTGGCAGGCGTCCTCCTGGTGGGGCGAGCCCAAGCTGAAGCTGGAACTCGACATCACCTACACCGACGGCACGCACCGACAAGTGGTCAGCGACAGCGGATGGAAGGTGTCCGACGGGCCGACGACCACGCAGTCGCTCTGGTTCGGGGAGACCTACGACGCCCGTGCGGAGCAGCCCGGCTGGAACCGTCCCGGCTTCGACGACAACGCCTGGCGCCCCGCGCTGGGCGTGGACGGACCGAAGGGCACGCTTCGCTCGGAAAGCTTCCCGCCCGTCAAGGTGACCGATCACCTGAAGGCCGAACACACCACCGATCCGGCTGAGGGCACACACGTCTACGACTACGGCAGCCCCACGGCCGGCTGGGCGCGCATCGGGGTCCAGGGCCCTGCCGGAGCGACGGTCACGGTCACCTACGGCGAGAAGCTGCGCGCCGATGGCACCGTCGACAACACCGGCGCCTTCGGGATGGCTCTGCAGACCTACTCGTACACCCTCAAGGGCGACGGGGTGGAGCAGTACCGGCCGAGCTACAGCTACGCCGGTTTCCGCTATGCCCAGGTCGTCGTCCCCCAGGGGGTCACCCTCCGGTCGGTCGACGGGATGAGGGTCCACACGGCGGTGGCGTCCACCGGCGACTTCACCAGCTCGAGCGAACTGCTGAACCGCTACCAGGACGCGCAGGCCGACACGATCCTCAACAACCTGCACTCGATCCCGACCGACACACCCATGTACGAGAAGCGTCCTTACACGGCCGACGGCTTCCTGTACGCGGACTCGGCGATCGCGAACTTCGACATGCGGAACTTCTACGAGAGCTGGATGCGCTCCCACCGCGATGACCAGAACGACGACGGATCGATCGGCCCGACCGTGCCCACCACCGAGTCGGGCAAACAGGTCAAGGATCCCATCTGGTCGGCCAGTTTCGTGCTCGGCACCTGGGACCTGTACTGGTACTACGGCGACACCAAGGCGGTAGCCGAGAACTACGACGGGATGAAGGCCTGGCTGGCGTACTACGAGCACGACATCACCGGCACCGGCGGCATCTACACCGGCTTCAGCTACGGCGACTGGCTCTCCCCGGAAGGCGCCAACGCGCCGGAGGGTACCCGGCTTTCAGGAACCGCGTACATCTACCTCACCGCGACACGGCTCGCGACGATGGCGAAGGCGCTGGGCCACGATGCCGACGCGCGGCACTTCGACGGGTTCGCCGCCAAGGTCAAGGACACCTTCAACGCCACCTTCTACAGCCGGGACAAGGAGGCCTACTACGACGACGAGGCCGCCGGCTACCGGCAGACGTCGAACCTGCTCCCGCTGAGCTTCGGCCTGGTTCCTGAGGAGCACCGCCGAGCCGTGATCGACAACCTCGTCGCCGACATCCACGCCCGCGCCGACCACCTGGACACCGGAGCGCTCGGTACCAAGGTGCTCCTTCCGGTCCTCACCGATGCCGGACACGCGGATCTGGCCTACACGGTGGCCACCAACCCGACCTACCCCGGCTGGGGATACTGGTTCGAGGGCCTGGGAGCCACGACCATGTGGGAGGAGTGGAACGCGAACTCGCGCTCCCACGACCACGCTTTCCTCGGAACGGTGGACGACTGGCTCTACCAGGATGTCGCCGGCATCGAAGCCACCGCGCCCGGCTACACGAAGGTGACGATTCACCCCCGTGTCGTCGGCGATCTGACGCACGCCTCCGCCCATGTCGAGTCACCGCTCGGCCGGATCACCTCGTCGTGGACGCGGACGCCGGGACACCTCACCCTGCGCGTCGACGTGCCGGTGGGGTCGACCGCCGATGTCCTCGTACCGGTCAGCGGACGCCAGAGAGTACACGCACCCGCGGCCGCGACGGCCGGCGAACGCGGGGGCGGCTACGCCCACTTCACGGTTGGCGCGGGGAGCTGGCTGTTCCGCGTGACGGACTAG